The sequence AATTTGAGGTTTTTAGGGGGTTGAGACGGACATGGGGGACGGATGGAAAATGATATTTGGAGTTTTTGTTTACTCACTTTATGAGGACGATGTCGAGGTGAGTGGTGGATAACTTCTGAGGGATGCGTGGAACAGGTGCTCGGAGGGACGCACCTGCTCACGCCTGTACACCTGACAGTTGGAGTGGcgggaatttttgaatgagGGAGGGGTAGGGCGTTCGGTTTTAAACGGTTTTATTTATGCGAAAATGAGTTTTCGTGATTATGGGGTGATATCGCAGGAAGGAGCGATGGAATTAGGACGAATCTgggattattttgaaaattgaaaaagtaatttcaaaattacgaaaaatcgACGATTTTCACTCAGCGAGTGCTGAAATATTGAggaatgaaaattgtcttttttGTGGTGTTTgagatctttaaaaattggtAATTAACAACATATTATGATTTGTCGGTGGGATTCATGATGAACTTGCGATTTTTAGGGGTGTGGATGGTCGAAGGAGTGTCTTCATGTTCAAGGCTAATCTGACAATTCAAGAATCGTTTCTATTTATCTGTTAATGGATTCAGAATTGTGGTTTAATGATATGTGAAAAtcgattttgatattttttgataatgaaGTTTCCgttgtttttattgttttagcTCAAAGCTGTTGTTGTAGATGAACGATTGAACGTCCTGGACGAGGCGTATGTCCAGTTCGACAATGATCTTCCAGAATTTcggtaaaaatttaaaaatcaaaaattaaagCTATAATTCGTCTAGCCAAAtgcaatatcaattttttaaaattagtttcttcaaaataaattgaaaaactatttttttatcgagagaACTCAACTTATGAGTTCACGGGGAGTTTTCAGTTGTCATAATTGTCAATTGCAACAACAAAAGACATATTAATTTGTCTAACCAACTAATTTGGCCAAATGAACCATTAAAGGATGCCATTATCCGCTTTAAACACCTCAGTTAATTGAATTTCTGgggtaaattatttcaaaaggtttttgaaaaaagaacaattaaaattccatCAGCACATACGGAGGAGTAATTCATAGAAAGCAGACCCCAAGTGTCGTTCAGGCCCCATGTCTGATGTGGGTCAAGGCCCTGGATATGCTCCTGGACAAGCTGAGGGTATGCGGAGTGGATTTCGCCCGAGTCCGAGGTATTTCCGGTGGCGGCCAGGTAGGATTCTCATTGTCTTTTTGATGGCACCGATTGCATCATTTCACatttattttgattgaatTCCAAATGGGTTTCAGCAACATGGGACTGTCTATTGGAGCAGGGGGAGTCGGGAGATCCTCCGGAATCTCAGAcctgaaaaatttcttcatgAACAATTGGCGAATGCCTTTGCTACGTCCATGGCACCCGTGTGGATGGACTCCAGCACGCGAAAGGAGTGCGATATTATTGAGGAGGGAATTGGTGGAGCTCTAGTGAgactcaaaaaataataaaaaataattttatcagttttaaaaattattgctgGTTCTGGTttcctggaatttatttttattttgtctcttcacgaagaaataaaataaaaatcaattctgATTTCATTTCTGTTGATTCGATAATCGCTAATTAATTGCGcagaaaaaaagaggaaacagaatatatttttgtattgaaaagaaaactaatttatcaataacagaatattatttatcattgtttAGAAATTAGCTGAAATAACGGGTTCACGTGCTTACGAGAGATTTTCCGCTGCTCAAATAACGAAAATTCATCGGACTAGACCGGATGTTTATAACGCGACAGAGGTAAACAGTCGCCTTATCGACATTTCGTCAGACATAATAATTCCGCAATAATGAATTCCAGAGGATTTCGCTCATAAGTAGTTTCGTCGCCAGTCTTCTCGTCGGAAATTACGCACCAATCGATCATGCAGATGGATCCGGCATGAATCTCCTGGACATTCGAACCAAAGACTGGAACGATGATCTACtccaagtatttttttattttcaataactttCCTTTAAGAAATTTCgtattgaattgattttttttttcattttgtttttcaacaatttaaacTTCTTATTGCTTCACATAAAATTGAGATTTTCGATCGATAAATAATGGACAATTAATGAGGCACAACGCCTTGAATCATTAAGATCTTAaacaatttgaattttaatcttaatgatttgaattttaattcaattttaatggttaacaaaatgtaaaatttaGTGATTTTTCCCGGATTTGAGAGTTTTGTCGTTTTGTTTGTCCATTttgttccaattttttttttctgaaatagaTCTGTGCACCAGATTTACGAGAAAAACTAGGGGACACAGTACCTTCTTACGCAGACCTCGGTCCCATTTCCAATTATTTCGTGGAGAGGTTTGGGTTCAACGACAAGTGCAGAGTCTTAGCCTTCACTGGGGATAATCCAGCCTCTTTAATGGGTAATAAATTCGGATTGTTTATATCGGCGATGAGAGACTTTACGGGAGGgggaagaatttttcttatcgATAAAAATCAGGAATAACAGactgaaacaaaataaaatacttcAAAATTGGAAAACCAAATCcaagttaatgaaaaaatgagccAATAAATTGTACCAAATTGAAACTAATTTTCTCCAGGAATGAGATTACAAAAGGGGGACCTTGCGTGCAGTCTAGGAACGAGTGACACTCTCTTCCTGTGGCTAGATTCACCGAAAACAGTCACCGAGGGTCACATATTCTGCAATCCGATTGACAGCGATGCCTACATGGCGTTGCTCTGGTAAAAAATGatccaaaaaaatttgttaataaaataaaatcctgaaaattcGGGAATCACTCACCCTCTGAATAGTCCACCGTGACTGATGAATGATCCCTCCAGGTAAATAATTGGAACCATTGATTTCCAGTTTTAAAAATGGTTCTCTGACTCGGGAAAGAATTCGCGACAGCGCGGCGGGTGGTTCATGGCAACtgttcaatgaattattggaCAGTACACCGAGGGGTAACTTTGGTAACATGGCTATCTACTTGGACGccagagaaatttttccaccattAATCGGCGACTACAGGTTCAATAAagctgatgaaaaaatatcgagataCAGTTCTAAAGAAGTTGAGGTCAGGGCACTTATTGAAGGACAATTTATCGCTAGGAGGGCGTCGGCCGAGGATTTTGGATTTTCTATAGGTATCACATAAAGATTTTGTTCATAAAacaatcaacaaatttttttttacactgaagaacaattgaagaaattaaatttaagttgagtatttttacaattaaattattttcattccccAGGACCCAATAGTCGAATCATAGCAACAGGAGGGGCTTCAGCGAACAAAGCTGTTCTCCAAGTGCTCTCCGACGTCTTCAATTCCCCAGTTTACGCGTCAGTAAGTGGACAAATAACGTAATTTTCGCATTCCCGTATTATTTCATGAACTTTACCCccaggaaatgaaaaattcagctGTCCTGGGAGGTGCATACCAAGCGAAGTACGCCCTCCAGCGTCATGAATCATCCTTCCAACAAATAACAAGTAGCATTCCAGAGCCAACATTGTTGTGTCGGCCCTACAGCGACGCTGAATCGGTGAGAAATCGTTAGGCCTGAGTTCTCGATTAATCCTTTAATTCTGgatattttttgttacagATATACAAACCAATGCTCGAACGCTATCGGAAAATCGTAGCCCAACTGTTAAATGTGAATAAACTTAGCTGAGATATAACTCCGTCCGTTAATCAATCAGACAATCAATTAATAAACTAAtaggttaattaattttaatgctAATCGAGAACCACCCGGGGAATTTGCAGAATTTTCTCACGTCcgttaaaaaatcaacgaatctttcaatatttttacaatgagaagttaattaaaaatgtcattaattGTATAATAAATGGTGTGGCAAAGGAttgatttataaataattcaattaacatCACCCATTGATTAACTAAGAGATTAAGTAAGTAGTCAGTCAATTGACTTTattccgaaaaatcgaaatttattCCTCTGAATCAGCTCATACCGTACATCCACACAaaactattaaattttttttcccaaaaatttcttGATCGATGATTAAGCAAAATTATCAAGTCATAAACTTTTTTATGAGCCAAGAAATCCCTTTCGTTTCCCCTCATTTTCCCCAATTACTTCCACCTCTTCAGTTCCACTTCTATTAATTCAtctttcactgaatttttttttattgaatctcTTATCAATTTCGTAACTGTGATGAAGTAAAACTTATCAAATCTGAttagaaattcatttaattcagACGATTTAATACTCAAAAGCTTTACCTTCCACAGTCGATTAAAATCCATCgattattaacaataaatcTTCAATTTTACTTCTTCCTACCGCCTCTCTCCTTAGGCAGTAGGTTGACGACACTCCCACTACTGAGATTGTAGTACCCAAGGGAATTAAGATCCTTACAA is a genomic window of Diachasmimorpha longicaudata isolate KC_UGA_2023 chromosome 16, iyDiaLong2, whole genome shotgun sequence containing:
- the LOC135169997 gene encoding xylulose kinase, with product MSDTGPTYVGLDLSTQQLKAVVVDERLNVLDEAYVQFDNDLPEFRTYGGVIHRKQTPSVVQAPCLMWVKALDMLLDKLRVCGVDFARVRGISGGGQQHGTVYWSRGSREILRNLRPEKFLHEQLANAFATSMAPVWMDSSTRKECDIIEEGIGGALKLAEITGSRAYERFSAAQITKIHRTRPDVYNATERISLISSFVASLLVGNYAPIDHADGSGMNLLDIRTKDWNDDLLQICAPDLREKLGDTVPSYADLGPISNYFVERFGFNDKCRVLAFTGDNPASLMGMRLQKGDLACSLGTSDTLFLWLDSPKTVTEGHIFCNPIDSDAYMALLCFKNGSLTRERIRDSAAGGSWQLFNELLDSTPRGNFGNMAIYLDAREIFPPLIGDYRFNKADEKISRYSSKEVEVRALIEGQFIARRASAEDFGFSIGPNSRIIATGGASANKAVLQVLSDVFNSPVYASEMKNSAVLGGAYQAKYALQRHESSFQQITSSIPEPTLLCRPYSDAESIYKPMLERYRKIVAQLLNVNKLS